Proteins found in one Campylobacter canadensis genomic segment:
- a CDS encoding molybdopterin-dependent oxidoreductase — MKVSRRSFLKGSAGLVVSSSTLNAINFIGEDAMPKLDESLISASHFGAYHPIIRSDKVEGFKLFKGDKKQVSLMNGVIARVYSKDRIKNPSVRKSVLEKGFAKANKNLRGKEEFVEITWEKAYELVANELKRIYKEYGPSAIYGGSYGWFSVGSVNNPQSLLARMLNIAGGLTTRTLTYSTHCIRAITPYVSGVDESSAKQTSWENVLKHSKVIIMWSNDMLNTNQIAWGVPLHESYEYLEKLKELVKLGKIKVINIDPVYNDTARFLGAEQVFINPTTDVAMVEAMCYHLIKNNLHDEKFLKRYTVGFKKFKDRLFDEKNPKTPEWAEKITGVSASKIKQLAELMAKNRTMIMAGWGFQRAHHGEQAHWAMITLASLLGQIGLDGGGYGFNYHSNGGIAMPGAVSVNPASINKDAKVENNNFAGFPGLNAISGVPSTKGEWSNRQNEVIPVSRIVTMLENPNKEYDFNGKKRVYPLIKSIYWAGGNPLHHHQDRNRMKKAFKNVDSFIVQDCFWTASARFADLVLPATTEIERNDIAKANTNKFIFAMKQAIAPLYNSKNDYDIYLGILKHFGDNAVNAFSEGRDMMGWIKYFYEQSKEKGEKMGIKMPTFKEFWAKGYVEFKAPKEAKNFVKMKDYRDDPITNRLGTPSGKIEIFSKKIEKFGYDDCKGLVQFYEAAEYLGNAKKYKLNLISPHPKYRLHSQLNNTYLKDLDEVNAKEAIWMNPVDAAARGIKNEDIVRIYNDRGEILGGVLVTPYVKEGVVRMCEGAWYNPDKNGLCLHGDVNVLIADIASSKLACGNQASALVEIEKYTKEVPALDIFKQPKFKV; from the coding sequence ATGAAGGTATCAAGAAGAAGTTTTTTAAAAGGTAGTGCAGGACTTGTAGTTAGCTCATCTACTTTAAACGCAATTAATTTTATTGGCGAAGACGCAATGCCTAAACTTGATGAAAGTTTAATAAGCGCATCACATTTTGGAGCTTATCATCCAATTATTAGAAGCGATAAGGTTGAAGGATTTAAGCTTTTTAAAGGTGATAAAAAACAAGTATCTTTAATGAATGGAGTTATTGCTAGAGTTTATTCAAAAGATAGAATTAAAAATCCAAGTGTAAGAAAAAGTGTTTTAGAAAAAGGCTTTGCAAAGGCTAATAAAAATCTTCGTGGCAAGGAAGAATTTGTTGAAATTACTTGGGAAAAAGCTTATGAATTAGTAGCTAATGAATTAAAAAGAATTTATAAAGAATACGGTCCTAGTGCAATTTACGGTGGAAGTTATGGCTGGTTTAGTGTTGGCAGCGTAAATAATCCACAAAGTTTATTAGCTCGTATGTTAAATATCGCAGGAGGTTTAACAACAAGAACTCTTACTTATTCAACCCACTGCATTCGTGCAATAACTCCTTATGTTAGCGGGGTTGATGAATCAAGCGCTAAGCAAACTTCATGGGAAAATGTCTTAAAGCATTCAAAAGTTATAATAATGTGGTCAAACGATATGCTAAATACTAACCAAATCGCTTGGGGAGTTCCACTACATGAATCTTATGAATATTTAGAAAAATTAAAAGAATTAGTAAAACTTGGCAAAATAAAAGTAATCAACATTGACCCAGTTTATAACGATACAGCAAGATTTTTAGGTGCAGAGCAAGTATTTATTAATCCTACAACAGATGTAGCTATGGTTGAAGCTATGTGCTATCACTTAATTAAAAACAATCTTCATGATGAAAAATTCCTTAAAAGATACACAGTAGGATTTAAAAAATTTAAAGATAGATTATTTGATGAGAAAAACCCTAAAACTCCTGAATGGGCAGAAAAAATCACAGGAGTAAGTGCTAGTAAAATTAAACAATTAGCTGAACTTATGGCAAAAAATAGAACAATGATTATGGCAGGTTGGGGCTTTCAAAGAGCTCATCATGGAGAGCAAGCTCATTGGGCTATGATTACCTTAGCATCACTTTTAGGTCAAATTGGACTTGATGGTGGTGGATATGGCTTTAATTATCATAGCAATGGCGGTATTGCTATGCCAGGTGCTGTTAGTGTAAATCCTGCTAGTATAAATAAAGACGCAAAGGTAGAAAATAATAATTTTGCAGGTTTTCCAGGTTTAAATGCTATTAGTGGCGTACCTTCAACAAAAGGCGAATGGAGTAATAGACAAAACGAAGTAATTCCAGTTTCAAGAATTGTAACCATGCTTGAAAATCCAAATAAAGAATACGATTTTAACGGTAAAAAAAGAGTTTATCCACTAATAAAATCAATTTATTGGGCAGGTGGTAATCCACTTCATCATCATCAAGATAGAAATAGAATGAAAAAGGCTTTTAAAAATGTAGATAGCTTTATTGTTCAAGATTGCTTTTGGACTGCTAGTGCAAGGTTTGCTGATTTAGTTTTACCTGCTACAACTGAAATTGAAAGAAATGACATAGCAAAGGCAAATACAAATAAGTTTATTTTTGCAATGAAGCAAGCAATTGCTCCACTTTATAACTCAAAAAATGATTATGACATTTATTTAGGAATTTTAAAACATTTCGGAGATAATGCTGTAAATGCCTTTAGTGAAGGTCGTGATATGATGGGTTGGATAAAATATTTTTATGAACAGTCTAAAGAAAAAGGTGAAAAGATGGGGATAAAAATGCCAACATTTAAAGAATTTTGGGCTAAGGGCTATGTAGAGTTTAAAGCTCCAAAAGAGGCTAAGAATTTCGTAAAAATGAAAGATTACAGAGACGACCCAATCACAAACAGACTAGGAACCCCAAGTGGTAAAATAGAAATCTTTTCTAAAAAAATAGAAAAATTTGGCTATGATGATTGTAAAGGTTTGGTTCAATTTTATGAAGCAGCTGAGTATTTAGGCAATGCTAAAAAATATAAATTAAACCTAATTAGCCCACATCCAAAATATCGCTTACATTCACAACTTAATAATACTTATTTAAAAGATTTAGATGAAGTTAATGCAAAAGAAGCAATATGGATGAACCCAGTTGATGCAGCAGCTCGTGGAATTAAAAACGAAGATATTGTTAGAATTTATAATGATAGAGGAGAGATTTTAGGTGGAGTTTTAGTAACTCCTTATGTAAAAGAAGGTGTAGTTAGAATGTGTGAAGGTGCTTGGTATAATCCTGATAAAAATGGTTTATGCTTACACGGAGATGTTAATGTGCTTATTGCTGATATTGCTAGCTCTAAACTTGCTTGCGGTAATCAAGCTAGTGCTTTAGTTGAGATTGAAAAATACACTAAAGAAGTACCAGCATTAGATATTTTTAAACAACCAAAATTTAAGGTGTGA
- the thrS gene encoding threonine--tRNA ligase — protein MQIIGYYDKENNIYDTLSTDGIGLEPIYLDDSEKSLSILRHSCAHLLAQAITKLYPDAKFFVGPVVNEGFYYDFKTSSKIKEEDLAIIEEKMKELAKNGDEMIKHTMSYEQACEKFKNDELKQAVLSRLSGEISTYTQGDFTDLCKGPHIPHTKLLKHFKLTKLAGAYLGADENNEMLIRIYGIAFASKEALKQYLTMLEEAKKRDHRKLGNDLKLFTFDEKIGGGLPIWLKNGARVRAKLEQKLYKAHRIRFYEPVRGPELLKSDVWKISGHYDNYKENMYFTKIDEQEYGIKPMNCVGHVFCYKSESRSYKDLPIKFFEYGMVHRHEKSGVLHGLFRVREFTQDDSHIFCRIDQIEQQVSEILEFAYKLMSSFNFNWELEISTRPSKSIGSDEVWDSATKALKNALDKQGIKYGIDEGGGAFYGPKIDIKITDAIGRKWQCGTIQVDFNLPARFELEYTDENNEKQQPVMLHRAILGSFERFLGILLEHTAGELPFFIAPIQVMLIPVSSNHLDYALNIQKELMQINIDADINDKNDSLGKRIRNAEMQKIPFIVVIGDNEINNNTLAIRDRQNKEQYNLTIKEFINKMQEKLNEVVF, from the coding sequence ATGCAAATTATAGGATATTACGATAAAGAAAATAATATTTACGATACTTTAAGTACTGATGGAATTGGATTAGAACCTATTTATTTAGATGATTCTGAAAAATCTTTAAGTATTTTAAGACATAGCTGTGCTCACTTACTTGCTCAGGCAATTACAAAGTTGTATCCTGATGCTAAATTCTTTGTTGGGCCAGTTGTAAATGAAGGCTTTTATTATGATTTTAAAACATCAAGTAAAATAAAAGAAGAAGATTTAGCAATAATTGAAGAGAAAATGAAAGAACTAGCTAAAAATGGCGATGAAATGATAAAACACACTATGAGTTATGAACAAGCTTGTGAAAAATTTAAAAATGATGAATTAAAACAAGCAGTATTAAGCCGTTTAAGTGGTGAAATTAGTACTTATACTCAAGGTGATTTTACTGATTTATGTAAAGGGCCGCATATTCCGCATACAAAATTATTAAAGCATTTTAAACTAACAAAGTTAGCAGGAGCTTATCTTGGAGCAGATGAAAATAATGAAATGCTAATAAGAATTTATGGTATTGCTTTTGCAAGCAAGGAAGCTTTAAAACAATATTTAACAATGTTAGAAGAAGCAAAAAAACGCGACCATAGAAAACTTGGAAATGATTTAAAATTATTTACTTTTGATGAAAAAATAGGTGGTGGTCTTCCTATTTGGTTGAAAAATGGTGCAAGAGTTCGTGCAAAGTTAGAGCAAAAATTGTATAAAGCACATAGAATAAGATTTTACGAACCTGTTCGTGGTCCTGAACTTTTAAAAAGTGATGTCTGGAAAATTAGCGGACATTATGATAATTATAAAGAGAATATGTATTTTACAAAAATTGATGAGCAAGAATATGGCATTAAGCCTATGAATTGTGTTGGTCATGTTTTTTGTTATAAAAGTGAGAGTAGGTCGTATAAAGACTTGCCAATTAAATTCTTTGAATACGGAATGGTTCATCGCCACGAAAAAAGTGGTGTTTTACATGGACTTTTTAGAGTAAGAGAATTTACTCAAGATGATAGCCATATTTTTTGTAGAATTGATCAAATAGAACAGCAAGTAAGTGAGATTTTAGAATTTGCTTATAAGCTTATGAGTTCATTTAATTTTAATTGGGAGCTTGAAATTTCAACTCGTCCAAGTAAATCAATCGGTAGTGATGAAGTTTGGGATAGCGCTACAAAAGCACTTAAGAATGCACTTGATAAACAAGGTATAAAATACGGCATTGATGAGGGTGGTGGTGCTTTTTATGGGCCAAAGATTGATATTAAAATAACTGATGCAATAGGAAGAAAATGGCAATGTGGTACTATTCAAGTTGATTTTAATTTACCAGCAAGATTTGAACTTGAATACACAGATGAAAACAACGAAAAACAACAACCTGTTATGCTTCATCGTGCTATCTTAGGCTCTTTTGAAAGATTTTTAGGAATTTTACTTGAGCATACAGCAGGAGAGTTGCCATTTTTTATAGCACCTATTCAGGTTATGTTAATACCTGTTTCAAGCAATCATTTAGATTATGCTTTAAATATTCAAAAAGAGTTAATGCAAATAAATATTGACGCTGATATTAATGATAAAAATGATAGTTTAGGTAAGAGAATTCGCAATGCAGAAATGCAAAAAATACCTTTTATAGTGGTTATTGGAGATAATGAGATAAATAACAATACACTAGCAATTAGAGATAGACAAAACAAAGAACAATATAATTTAACAATAAAGGAGTTTATAAACAAAATGCAAGAAAAATTAAACGAGGTGGTCTTTTGA
- the fdh3B gene encoding formate dehydrogenase FDH3 subunit beta: MARMKFFVDKNRCIGCFACQVACSSAHELPVGIKRRKVITLNDGIVGKELSMTIACQHCTDAPCEQVCPVKCFYIREDGIVLHDKKECIGCGYCLYACPFGAPQFPRDGAFGIKGEMDKCTMCAGGPEETNSEEERELYGQNRISEGRVPMCAAVCATNALLVGDESEVSNIFRKRVLTKNASFNISDMFK, from the coding sequence ATGGCAAGAATGAAGTTTTTTGTAGATAAAAATAGATGTATTGGCTGTTTTGCCTGTCAAGTTGCTTGTTCTAGTGCGCACGAATTACCTGTTGGAATAAAACGCCGTAAGGTAATTACATTAAATGATGGTATTGTTGGTAAAGAGCTTTCTATGACTATTGCTTGCCAACACTGTACTGATGCACCTTGTGAGCAAGTATGCCCTGTAAAATGTTTTTACATTAGAGAAGATGGCATTGTTTTACATGATAAAAAAGAATGTATTGGCTGTGGATACTGCTTGTATGCTTGTCCTTTTGGAGCTCCTCAATTTCCAAGAGATGGTGCTTTTGGTATTAAAGGAGAAATGGATAAATGTACAATGTGTGCTGGTGGCCCTGAAGAAACAAATAGCGAAGAAGAGCGTGAGCTTTATGGTCAAAACCGCATAAGCGAAGGTAGAGTTCCTATGTGTGCTGCTGTTTGTGCAACAAATGCTTTATTAGTTGGTGATGAAAGTGAAGTTTCTAATATCTTTAGAAAAAGAGTACTTACCAAAAACGCTAGTTTTAATATAAGCGATATGTTTAAATAA
- the coaE gene encoding dephospho-CoA kinase (Dephospho-CoA kinase (CoaE) performs the final step in coenzyme A biosynthesis.): MKRKAYKKRYDFKRVFVVTSSVAAGKSEFLKLAKNANIYTINADFIAHKIFVKKIKKIKNKFKLNIFNVKELKKEVAKIIFSNKKYKKILEKIMHKRIKKDIFKEIKNNKSKIIFVEIPLFFENLNYTKILNKIVIYTDLNTQLSRLMKRNNISKDLALKMINSQISTSYKVKYATFKINNFDYDEFKKESLKIIKQIKENNGVL, encoded by the coding sequence TTGAAAAGAAAAGCTTATAAAAAAAGATATGATTTTAAAAGAGTATTTGTTGTTACTTCTAGCGTTGCAGCAGGCAAAAGCGAGTTTTTAAAGTTAGCAAAAAATGCAAATATTTATACAATTAATGCTGACTTTATTGCACATAAAATTTTTGTAAAAAAAATAAAAAAGATTAAAAATAAATTTAAACTTAATATTTTTAATGTAAAAGAATTAAAAAAAGAAGTAGCAAAAATTATTTTTTCAAATAAAAAATATAAAAAAATATTAGAAAAAATAATGCACAAGAGAATAAAAAAAGATATTTTTAAAGAGATAAAAAATAATAAAAGTAAAATAATTTTTGTAGAAATTCCACTTTTTTTTGAGAATTTAAATTATACGAAAATATTAAATAAAATTGTAATTTACACAGATTTAAACACGCAATTAAGTAGGTTAATGAAAAGAAATAATATCAGCAAAGATTTAGCTTTAAAAATGATAAATTCTCAAATTTCAACATCTTATAAAGTAAAATATGCTACATTTAAAATAAATAATTTTGATTATGATGAGTTTAAAAAAGAGTCTTTAAAAATTATAAAGCAGATAAAGGAAAATAATGGAGTTTTGTAA
- a CDS encoding Tat pathway signal protein produces the protein MQENRRAFLTKALSIGAISVASASCLNAKDTNANSNGVVVGRAKKKEVLYKKTLNWEKFYKISY, from the coding sequence ATGCAAGAAAACAGAAGAGCGTTTTTGACAAAAGCTTTAAGTATTGGTGCTATTAGTGTAGCTAGTGCTAGCTGTCTAAACGCAAAAGATACTAATGCAAATTCTAATGGCGTTGTCGTTGGAAGAGCAAAGAAAAAAGAAGTTTTGTATAAAAAAACTTTAAACTGGGAAAAATTTTATAAAATCTCATACTAA
- a CDS encoding formate dehydrogenase subunit alpha — MQRRSFLKLAGLAGASSAAFGASNVVSEDKVKNPYPNSKMVRTICTICSAGCGIEAEVQNGVWVRQNNAIDHPISQGSHCCKGIDQIDLIKSKCRVKYPLKRVNGKWERISWEQAVNEIGDKMLKIREESGPDSVVFLGSAKFNNQQAYYFRKFAAFWGTNSIDHVARIUHSATVAGVANTWGYGAMTNHFGDVVANTKCMLIFGANSAVANPIGFKHMLQAKDRNNAKLIVIDPIFTRTAAKADIFVRIRPGTDIAFVYGMLNIIFENGWEDKELIAKRTYGVDLIKEEAKKYTPSEVADICGCSEAELIQVTRLFATTKPATLFWALGITQHSVGSSNTRILAILQLVLGNIGKPGAGTNIIRGHDNVQGATDMGCLADTLPAYYGLDDGAWKHFCRFWGVEFDYMKSRFAPPSDGKNWMNEKGFSLSRWWQGVKGVSPYGSDKTVSNANVRVLWVQGTGITSMAHTVKIQEALKKLDLLVIAEPFVNEVAILADRPDGIYILPASTQFETEGYVTATNRAMQWRNQVVKPIYESKEDQEIMFLFAKKFGFYKEYTRGMKMQLQDHKLVQVIPDDVDAVWPDDATREMSNGLLSIGLRGISANRLRKHQENWANFDPDTQKGIGGAVKGEYYGLPWPVWDEKHPGTAILWNANVPYEEGGMGFRNRFGLEHNGVSQLADNSFTPVGCKVKGGYPQITKDNIEKVFNIKLNDKEKELMGASWSTDISGIILEKCREKSACCLGNARARTIVWEFADQIPKHREPIHSPRWDLVQKYPTFDDQEKPNFRVTTMFKSEQLKKDWSKEFPIIISSMRLVNLSGAGMIERTSKYLSDITPEMFANVNPELAMQYNINDGEMMWIHSPQGTKIKVKCVHNHSVTPDRICLPYNFAGILQGVDLSANYPEGTRPYTIGESSNTVTNYGFDPNTQISEFNAGLCRIERA, encoded by the coding sequence ATGCAAAGAAGAAGTTTTTTAAAACTTGCTGGTTTAGCAGGTGCTTCAAGTGCTGCATTTGGTGCGAGTAATGTTGTTAGTGAAGATAAGGTAAAAAATCCTTATCCAAATAGCAAAATGGTTCGCACGATTTGCACGATTTGTTCTGCAGGTTGCGGTATTGAAGCTGAAGTTCAAAATGGCGTTTGGGTTCGTCAAAACAATGCTATTGACCACCCTATTTCTCAAGGTTCTCACTGCTGTAAAGGTATTGACCAAATTGATTTAATTAAATCAAAATGTCGTGTTAAATATCCTTTAAAAAGAGTAAATGGAAAATGGGAAAGAATTAGCTGGGAACAAGCGGTTAATGAAATCGGAGATAAAATGCTAAAAATCCGTGAAGAAAGCGGACCTGATAGCGTTGTATTTTTAGGTTCAGCAAAATTCAATAACCAACAAGCCTATTATTTTAGAAAATTTGCTGCATTTTGGGGTACGAACTCAATAGATCACGTAGCTAGAATTTGACACAGCGCAACAGTAGCCGGTGTGGCTAATACTTGGGGATATGGCGCTATGACAAATCACTTTGGTGATGTGGTTGCTAATACAAAATGTATGTTAATTTTTGGTGCTAATTCAGCAGTGGCAAATCCTATTGGATTTAAACATATGCTTCAAGCAAAAGATAGAAACAATGCAAAATTAATTGTAATTGACCCTATTTTTACTAGAACTGCTGCAAAAGCTGATATTTTTGTTCGTATTCGTCCTGGAACTGATATTGCCTTTGTTTATGGTATGTTAAATATTATTTTTGAAAATGGCTGGGAAGATAAAGAATTAATCGCAAAAAGAACTTATGGTGTAGATTTAATCAAAGAAGAAGCTAAAAAATATACTCCTAGTGAAGTTGCTGATATTTGCGGCTGTAGCGAGGCTGAACTAATTCAAGTTACTAGACTTTTTGCTACTACAAAACCTGCTACATTATTCTGGGCTTTAGGTATTACTCAACATTCAGTTGGTAGCTCAAATACAAGAATTCTAGCGATTTTACAATTAGTTTTAGGAAACATAGGAAAACCTGGTGCAGGAACAAATATTATAAGAGGACATGATAATGTTCAAGGTGCAACCGATATGGGCTGCTTGGCTGATACTTTACCTGCTTATTATGGTCTTGATGATGGCGCTTGGAAGCATTTTTGCAGATTTTGGGGAGTTGAGTTTGATTATATGAAAAGTCGTTTTGCTCCACCAAGTGATGGCAAAAATTGGATGAATGAAAAAGGTTTTTCACTATCTCGTTGGTGGCAAGGTGTTAAAGGAGTTAGCCCTTATGGAAGTGATAAAACCGTATCAAATGCTAATGTGCGTGTTTTATGGGTGCAAGGAACGGGAATTACTTCAATGGCACATACTGTAAAAATCCAAGAAGCACTTAAAAAGCTAGATTTATTAGTAATAGCTGAACCTTTTGTAAATGAAGTGGCTATTTTAGCTGATAGACCTGATGGAATTTATATTTTACCTGCTTCAACACAATTTGAAACCGAAGGCTATGTAACCGCAACAAACCGTGCAATGCAATGGAGAAATCAAGTTGTAAAACCAATTTATGAAAGTAAAGAAGACCAAGAGATTATGTTCTTATTTGCTAAAAAATTCGGCTTTTATAAAGAATATACTCGTGGTATGAAAATGCAACTACAAGACCATAAACTAGTACAAGTTATTCCTGATGATGTTGATGCTGTTTGGCCTGATGATGCAACTCGTGAAATGAGCAATGGTTTATTATCAATTGGCTTGCGTGGGATAAGTGCAAATAGACTTAGAAAACATCAAGAAAATTGGGCAAATTTTGACCCTGATACTCAAAAAGGTATTGGCGGGGCTGTTAAAGGTGAATACTACGGACTTCCTTGGCCTGTGTGGGATGAAAAACATCCAGGAACTGCAATTTTATGGAATGCAAATGTACCTTATGAAGAAGGCGGAATGGGCTTTAGAAACCGCTTTGGTTTAGAACACAATGGGGTTAGCCAATTAGCTGATAATAGCTTTACTCCTGTTGGTTGTAAGGTAAAGGGTGGATATCCACAAATTACAAAAGATAATATTGAAAAGGTATTTAATATTAAGCTTAACGACAAAGAAAAAGAGCTTATGGGTGCTTCTTGGAGTACTGATATTTCTGGAATTATTTTAGAAAAATGCCGTGAAAAATCAGCTTGTTGCTTAGGTAATGCAAGAGCTAGAACAATAGTTTGGGAATTTGCTGATCAAATACCAAAACATAGAGAACCAATTCACTCTCCAAGATGGGATTTAGTACAAAAATACCCTACTTTTGACGATCAAGAAAAGCCTAATTTTAGGGTTACTACAATGTTTAAAAGTGAGCAGCTTAAAAAAGATTGGAGCAAGGAATTTCCTATTATTATTAGCTCAATGCGTTTAGTAAATTTAAGTGGGGCTGGTATGATTGAGCGTACAAGTAAATATTTAAGTGATATTACGCCTGAAATGTTCGCCAATGTAAATCCTGAACTTGCAATGCAATATAATATAAATGATGGTGAAATGATGTGGATACACTCTCCACAAGGAACTAAGATTAAAGTTAAGTGTGTGCATAATCACAGTGTAACTCCTGATAGAATTTGCTTACCTTATAACTTTGCTGGTATTTTGCAAGGTGTTGATTTAAGTGCAAATTATCCTGAAGGAACAAGACCTTACACAATAGGTGAAAGTTCAAATACCGTAACAAACTATGGTTTTGACCCAAATACACAAATTAGCGAATTTAATGCAGGTCTTTGCAGAATAGAAAGGGCGTAA
- a CDS encoding dUTP diphosphatase, translating into MKENIKYIEEMLLLQDKLNIATCGENYKISKVTKENRKIDFARCIYMECAELIDSLPWKHWKSIDAKWDIQNIKIELVDIWHFILSLALINNQKDVFTKVFNEYKNYKSSNKLDDILLYSKELIHYSSAKDCNLIEILNAFLILLDILEFNFSDLFKIYIGKNVLNQFRQDNGYKNGTYKKIWDNKEDNVILYEILESLKEVNFDVVYNELGKIYKGVK; encoded by the coding sequence ATGAAAGAAAACATTAAATATATAGAAGAAATGTTGCTTTTACAAGATAAATTAAATATAGCAACTTGTGGTGAAAATTATAAAATCAGTAAAGTTACAAAAGAAAATCGTAAAATTGATTTTGCAAGATGTATTTATATGGAATGTGCAGAATTAATCGATTCACTTCCTTGGAAACATTGGAAAAGTATTGATGCTAAATGGGATATTCAAAATATAAAAATTGAATTAGTTGATATTTGGCATTTTATTTTAAGTTTAGCTCTAATTAATAATCAAAAAGATGTATTTACAAAAGTTTTTAATGAATATAAAAATTATAAAAGCAGTAATAAACTTGATGATATTTTGCTTTATTCAAAAGAACTTATTCATTATTCAAGCGCAAAAGATTGTAATTTGATTGAAATTCTTAATGCTTTTTTAATTTTGCTTGATATTTTAGAATTTAATTTTAGTGATTTATTTAAGATTTATATTGGAAAAAATGTTTTAAATCAATTTAGACAAGATAATGGATATAAAAACGGCACATATAAAAAAATATGGGATAATAAAGAAGATAATGTGATTTTATATGAAATTTTAGAAAGTTTAAAAGAAGTAAATTTTGATGTAGTTTATAATGAACTTGGCAAAATTTATAAAGGAGTAAAATAA
- the dapF gene encoding diaminopimelate epimerase, protein MEFCKYYANGNDFVIAKFNNKNYDFSSLAKKLCNRYKGIGADGFIAIFKEENKEYDFSWAFFNQDSSEAFMCANGARAAACFAFNELKLDKKFTFSTKAGLIKAEIFDDDYVQIKLSKAQIISENIKEFNANWFLIDTGVPHLLTFELEYDENMAIFLRQKYDANINYAKLKEGALYVRTYERGVGETLACGTGMSACFYIANKLKMLGSFAKVYPKSLELCEFNLINNEIFFKAQVKKIFSCNIEI, encoded by the coding sequence ATGGAGTTTTGTAAGTATTATGCTAATGGAAATGATTTTGTAATAGCAAAATTTAATAATAAAAATTATGATTTTTCAAGCTTGGCAAAAAAATTATGTAACAGATATAAAGGCATCGGAGCTGATGGTTTTATAGCGATTTTTAAGGAAGAAAATAAAGAATACGATTTTTCTTGGGCCTTTTTTAATCAAGATTCAAGTGAAGCCTTTATGTGTGCAAATGGTGCAAGAGCTGCTGCTTGTTTTGCTTTTAATGAATTAAAATTAGATAAAAAATTTACTTTTAGTACAAAAGCCGGACTTATTAAGGCTGAAATTTTTGATGATGATTATGTGCAAATTAAACTTAGTAAGGCTCAAATTATTAGTGAAAATATAAAAGAATTTAATGCTAATTGGTTTTTAATTGATACAGGTGTGCCGCATTTGCTTACTTTTGAGCTTGAATATGATGAAAATATGGCTATTTTTTTAAGACAAAAATATGATGCAAATATAAATTATGCAAAGCTTAAAGAAGGTGCTTTATATGTAAGAACATACGAGCGTGGAGTAGGTGAAACTTTAGCTTGTGGTACTGGAATGTCGGCTTGTTTTTATATTGCAAATAAATTAAAAATGCTTGGCTCTTTTGCTAAGGTTTATCCAAAATCTTTAGAGCTTTGTGAATTTAATTTAATAAATAATGAGATATTTTTTAAAGCTCAAGTAAAAAAAATTTTTTCTTGCAATATTGAAATATAG